A window of the Pseudoliparis swirei isolate HS2019 ecotype Mariana Trench chromosome 13, NWPU_hadal_v1, whole genome shotgun sequence genome harbors these coding sequences:
- the LOC130203178 gene encoding gastrula zinc finger protein XlCGF57.1-like, protein MLRLLVKQQVDAVVEEAFVLLDTLTAAYEDTVSRLGEHELHTSDVPPEGLDQGPEDPEPLHMKEEPEPLHIKEEPEPLHMKDLQDLWTRLEGDQLIVLQEADIAKFSSIVVTLKSEDDEPQTSQLHQSQTEDDREAEPPAGSSATPIETEMDGEDCGGSGPAWNLNPLSLSHPNADDEKASGSSETEVIHGDWQEPLSNSGPESEDGDDIWKETRESFSFFKCSTRCYYKGFLQKHMRCHFGKISSSYLVRKKCFREKPKKESRPIGLTGEKPFSCDVCGMKCPTQESLKRHIRVHTGEKPFSCDVCGMKCTTQESLKRHIRVHTGEKPFSCDVCEKRFTQQGLLKTHMRVHTRGKPFSCEVCGKRVAGQGHLKSHMTVHTGEKPFSCDVCGKRFTAQGSVKTHMRVHTGEKPFSCDVCGKRFTVHGSVKTHMRVHTGEKPFSCDVCGKRFAVQGHLKSHMRVHTGEKPFSCDVCGTRFTGKEHLKVHMRVHTGKKPFSCDVCGKRFTAHGSVKTHMRVHTGEKPFSCDVCGKRFAVQGHLKSHMRVHTGEKPFSCDVCGKTFTEQASVKTHMRVHTGEKPFSCDVCGERFSERRQLKRHMRVHMGETI, encoded by the exons atgctgagactgttggtgaagcagcaagtcGACGCGGTCGTTGAAGAGGCTTTTGTGCTGTTGGACACATTaacagcagcttatgaggacaccgtgtctcgtctaggagaacatgagctacacacatcag ATGTTCCCCCTGAGGGCCTGGACCAGGGcccggaggacccggagccccttcacatgaaagaggagccggagcccctccacataaaagaggagccggagcccctccacatgaaagacctgcaggatctctggacccgtctagagggagatcagctcattgtgctgcAGGAGGCCGATATCGCCAAGTTCTCATCCATTGTTGTTACTTtgaagagtgaagatgacgaacctcagacctcacagcttcatcaaagccagacaGAGGACgacagagaggcggagcctcctgCCGGCAGCTCAGCTACACCGATAGAAACAGAAATGgatggagaggactgtgggggaTCAGGACCAGCCTGGAACCTAAATCcacttagtctttcacatccaaatgctgatgatgaaAAGGCTTCAGGATCTTCTGAGACTGAAGTCATTCATGGGGATTGGCAAGAACCGTTGTCAAATTCTGGACCTGAAAGTGAAGACGGGGATGATATCTGGAAGGAGACCAGGGAATCCTTCAGCTTCTTCAAGTGTAGTACACGGTGTTACTACAAGGGGTTTctgcagaaacacatgaggtgtCATTTTGGAAAAATATCCTCCAGCTATTTGGTTAGAAAGAAATGTTTTAGAGAGAAGCCAAAGAAAGAATCACGGCCAATAGGTctaacaggagagaaaccatttagttgtgatgtttgtgggatgaaATGTCCAACCCAGGAatctctgaagagacacattagagtccacacaggagagaaaccatttagttgtgatgtttgtgggatgaaATGTACAACCCAGGAatctctgaagagacacattagagtccacacaggagagaaaccattcagttgtgatgtttgtgagaaaagatttacacaacagggctTGCTGAAGACACATATGAGAGTCCACACAAGagggaaaccattcagttgtgaagtttgtgggaaaagagtCGCAGGCCAGGGACATTTAAAGTCACACATgacagtccacacaggagagaaaccattcagttgtgatgtttgtgggaaaagatttacagcacAGGGAAgcgtgaagacacacatgagagtccacacaggagagaaaccattcagttgtgatgtttgtgggaaaagatttacagtacATGGAAgtgtgaagacacacatgagagtccacacaggagagaaaccattcagttgtgatgtttgtgggaaaagatttgcaGTACAGGGACATTTAAagtcacacatgagagtccacacaggagagaaaccattcagttgtgatgtttgtggaacAAGATTTACAGGCAAGGAACATCTGAAGgtacacatgagagtccacacaggaaaaAAACCATTCAGCTGTGacgtttgtgggaaaagatttacagcacATGGAAgtgtgaagacacacatgagagtccacacaggagagaaaccattcagttgtgatgtttgtgggaaaagatttgcaGTACAGGGACATTTAAagtcacacatgagagtccacacaggagaaaaaCCATTCAGCTGTGACGTTTGTGGGAAAACATTTACAGAACAGGCAAgtgtgaagacacacatgagagtccacacgggagagaaaccattcagttgtgatgtttgtggggaaCGATTTTCAGAACGGCGAcagctgaagagacacatgagagtccacatgGGAGAGACCATTTGA